The Winogradskyella schleiferi genome contains the following window.
GCTGTTTACCTTGATAAATAAAAATCATTAAGGCGATCAAAAAATAAAAAGACCATCGGAAATAGCGTTTTTTAATTTTATAAATATGTGACAATGCATGGTGACCTTCTCTCCCCAACCATTCAATAAGCATTAAAACACAAATAAAAAATAGAATTAGAATAAGGTCTTTAGAACGTATTTCAGGCATGGTAAATAATGTTTTAGAGACTATTCTTGATATATAATTTACAGCATGTTCCATAGAATTGGCTCTAAAAAATATCCAACCAAGAACGGTTAACCCAAAAGTTAACAGCATTAATGCGACTTCTTTAAAGCTTGGGAATAGTTTTCCTAGCGCAACACTATCTAAATGCTTTCTGTTATTATTAGTGAGAAGAATAGGTATAAAATATAAAGCATTAAGTGCGCCCCAAACTATAAATGTCCAATTGGCACCATGCCAAAATCCACTAACAAGGAAAATGATAAATACATTCCGGATTTTAATCCAAGTTCCACCACGACTACCACCTAATGGAATGTAGAGGTAATCTCTAAACCAGGTAGAAAGTGAAATATGCCAGCGTCTCCAAAACTCGGCAATATCCCTTGAAAAATAAGGGAACGCGAAATTTTGTTTTAAATCAAACCCGAACAGTCGTGAAACACCTATGGCAATATCTGAATACCCTGAAAAATCGCCATAAATTTGAAACGTAAACAGAACTGCACCCAAAACGAACGTACTTCCTGAATAGTCAGCAGAGTTATCGAAAATTATATTTGCATATTGTGCACAATTATCGGCAATGACTATTTTTTTAAATAAGCCCCAAAGTATTTGTCGCATGCCATCCACGCCATTTGTATATTTAAAATGACGTTTTTTGTAAAATTGAGGCAATAGGTTTGTGGCACGCTCAATGGGTCCTGCGACTAATTGAGGAAAGAAACTAACAAATGCCGCAAAAGCGATAAAGTTTTTGGTCGGCTCTAGTTTTCGTTTGTAAACATCAATAGTGTAGCTCAATGTTTGAAAAGTATAAAAGCTAATACCAACAGGTAAAATGATATTCAGGGAATTGGCATTGATTTGGGTGCCAAAAAATGAAAAAGCGCTTATAAAATTATCGAGAAAGAAATTGTAATATTTAAAGAAACCAAGAAATCCAAGATTTACCAAAATACTTGTCCAAAGCAAAAGTTTCCTTTTAGCTACATTGTTCTGTTTACTCAAACTAATACCAACAACATAATCGATTAGCGTACTAAAAAGAATTAAAGACAGAAATCGCCAGTCCCACCAGCCATAAAAAACATAGCTTGCGGCAACAATGAGTAAATTCTGTAGGTTTAAGTTTTTGTGAGTGACAAACCAGTATAGAATAAAAATGATTGGTAAGAATATGGCAAAATCTATAGAGTTAAAGAGCATTTTTTTATTCTAGTTGATTAGTGTTCTTAGCGCACCTGATAATGATTATAGGATGAAATTTATTTCAAAACATTTAGCAATCTTAAGACCTATGTATTAGATCAGATTTTACTGAAATAATTAAGGCCCAATATAAAGGAAGCTACTCTCGTTTTTTAATAATTTTAATTTTGTTTCACACGATAAACAGGATAAACCATATGAGCCGCTTCATAATGTTTACTCTGCTTATGCAACCAATCTAATTGTGCATACCAATTGTTGGCAAAATCTTCATCATAGCTGATTTTTACATTGTATTCTATTTGAAGTTTAGGGTTTTCTTTTAAAAGCTGTTCTGCTTTGTCTTCCCAAACATAAGGTGAAAAGCCTTCTTTCTGTTGTAGAATGGTATCAAAGAAATTCCAGTTAAAAAATGAATCTGGAGCGGTTGGTTCTAAAGTTTCCAGTAAATACCGAAGGGCTTTTTGATCCGTGGAAATAAGATAATCTCCTTTTCTAAACTGTATATTTTCCTCTGTAGTATTTACGGTTGTGTTGTAATGTGGATAATGACCTTCGTAAGCCGATGTTCGGGTTTCATAAGCGCCTATTTTATAGGTCTCCACGGTTAGCGTGGTATCGTTTTTAAATGGTGTCAATTCCACATTGTTCAACTTTAATAACGCAATAATATGATGCCAACCTTGTGGAATGACATAAGCTTTTGGGATAGTGACAGAATCTGTAGCTTTGAAAAAATTTTTATAGTTAATGTCTTTAGTAAATGGCTTCGATCTGTCATATTTTAAGCGTTTGGCTCCAGTTAGTTCACTCGGAATCATTTCGCCTTCGTAACCTTTAAATTTTAGGGTTGATGTTTTTGTGGTGTCCACAGACCAAATTAATGGATAGCGTTTCCCAGCGGACCAAATTCCAGCTTGCTCTTTTCTGAGTTGAGCAATTTTATCGCCTTGTTCTTCAATAATTTCAATCATGCTCTTCATTAGTTGGTAAGTGCCTTCCACACGTTGTTTGTATGGTTTTAACATGTGTGTTTCTACCATCATGCCCAAGGTGTTGAATAATGTGGTGTAACCAGTGGAATATCTTGGCGTATCTAAGAATTGCGTAAATCCAGCGTCTGGTTTGCGATTGTACACATTAACATAAGGCGTAATATCCCAAGATTTTGCTTGTAGTTTTTGCTCCAGTATTGGCATCATTTTGGATTGCATAAAATAACCAAGCGCACCACCTAATTTATTATGCTGCGTAAATAAATGCGTCAACGTATATTGGTAATCTGCTCCGTTGCTCACATGATTATCGATAAAAACATCAGGTTGTACTAAATGAAAAATTTGTGAAAAGGTTCGTGCATTTTTGGTGTCTGCTTTTATAAAATCCCGATTCAAATCGTAATTTCGGGCATTGCCTCTAAAGCCGTATTCCTTTGGGCCGTTTTGATTGGTCCGTGTTGTGGAATTCCGATTCAAACTTCCTCCTATATTATAAATAGGAATAGTAACCACAACCGTGTTTTTTGGAGCTTCAACTTTTCCTTCTGCGATATCCCTAAAAAGCATCATCGTCGCATCAATGCCATCAGATTCTCCAGGATGAATGCCATTATTTATGAATAAAATTCTGTTGTTTTGTCTTAAGTTTTCAAAATCAGCACCAGAACCATTCATGTTCAACGTCACCAGATGAAGCGGTTTTCCGGAATCGGTTTCGCCAAAGGCTTGGATTGAAATTTCAGAATAGGTTTTTGCTAAATCATGATAAAAACCGATAGTTTCTTGGTAAGTTGCCGTTTCTAAACCGTCACTTTTCTCAAAAGTCGTTGTAAAATCCAAGGTGACTTTTTGGGGCTCTAAATCTGGTTTTTCTGTTTTATCATTACAAGCATAAATAAGAACACATAGAATGAAGAGTTTTTTCATGTCAGCAAATTTGCTCTAAATTTACTTATATTTATTAATATGAAAACTTATAAGTTAAGCTTTGGTGAAATTATAATCTTAAAGGACAATCTTGCCGAAGTTATAATAAACGATGAAGTCCTAATGGATCTAGAGATGGTAAGAGAATACCATGAATTTTTGCTTACTCATTTAGAAGCACCGTTTTCGCTCTTGGTTAATAAAAAATATGCTTATGCATATACGTTTAAAGCTCAAATGGTAATTGCTAGTCTTAAAGAAATAAAAGCTATGGCGGTTGTTGTAGAGGGTTTTAATGCTAAAGTATCTACTAATTTCTTAATTAGCATGAATAAAAGTAATAATTGGAATATCAAAACTTTTAGATTAAGAGATGACGCTATAAATTGGTTAGAAAAACAACACTAATTTTATAATTGTTTTAATATAACTCACCTTTAAAAACTATAACTTTGCGCAAATTTTATAACCCTATACTTAACTTACATGCAACAAACCACAAATACCATTTTAATGATTCGTCCTGTTAATTTCAGGATGAATGAACAAACCGCTGTCAATAATTATTT
Protein-coding sequences here:
- a CDS encoding MBOAT family O-acyltransferase; the protein is MLFNSIDFAIFLPIIFILYWFVTHKNLNLQNLLIVAASYVFYGWWDWRFLSLILFSTLIDYVVGISLSKQNNVAKRKLLLWTSILVNLGFLGFFKYYNFFLDNFISAFSFFGTQINANSLNIILPVGISFYTFQTLSYTIDVYKRKLEPTKNFIAFAAFVSFFPQLVAGPIERATNLLPQFYKKRHFKYTNGVDGMRQILWGLFKKIVIADNCAQYANIIFDNSADYSGSTFVLGAVLFTFQIYGDFSGYSDIAIGVSRLFGFDLKQNFAFPYFSRDIAEFWRRWHISLSTWFRDYLYIPLGGSRGGTWIKIRNVFIIFLVSGFWHGANWTFIVWGALNALYFIPILLTNNNRKHLDSVALGKLFPSFKEVALMLLTFGLTVLGWIFFRANSMEHAVNYISRIVSKTLFTMPEIRSKDLILILFFICVLMLIEWLGREGHHALSHIYKIKKRYFRWSFYFLIALMIFIYQGKQQEFIYFQF
- a CDS encoding M14 family metallopeptidase: MKKLFILCVLIYACNDKTEKPDLEPQKVTLDFTTTFEKSDGLETATYQETIGFYHDLAKTYSEISIQAFGETDSGKPLHLVTLNMNGSGADFENLRQNNRILFINNGIHPGESDGIDATMMLFRDIAEGKVEAPKNTVVVTIPIYNIGGSLNRNSTTRTNQNGPKEYGFRGNARNYDLNRDFIKADTKNARTFSQIFHLVQPDVFIDNHVSNGADYQYTLTHLFTQHNKLGGALGYFMQSKMMPILEQKLQAKSWDITPYVNVYNRKPDAGFTQFLDTPRYSTGYTTLFNTLGMMVETHMLKPYKQRVEGTYQLMKSMIEIIEEQGDKIAQLRKEQAGIWSAGKRYPLIWSVDTTKTSTLKFKGYEGEMIPSELTGAKRLKYDRSKPFTKDINYKNFFKATDSVTIPKAYVIPQGWHHIIALLKLNNVELTPFKNDTTLTVETYKIGAYETRTSAYEGHYPHYNTTVNTTEENIQFRKGDYLISTDQKALRYLLETLEPTAPDSFFNWNFFDTILQQKEGFSPYVWEDKAEQLLKENPKLQIEYNVKISYDEDFANNWYAQLDWLHKQSKHYEAAHMVYPVYRVKQN
- a CDS encoding DUF7793 family protein, producing MKTYKLSFGEIIILKDNLAEVIINDEVLMDLEMVREYHEFLLTHLEAPFSLLVNKKYAYAYTFKAQMVIASLKEIKAMAVVVEGFNAKVSTNFLISMNKSNNWNIKTFRLRDDAINWLEKQH